TATGAAGTTGTATTGTGACAACAAGTTTGTTATAAATATTGCACATAATCGTGTTTAACATGACAGGACTAAGCACATTGAGATAGACAGACATTTTACAAAAGAAAAGCTAGACAGTGGCTTGATTAGCACCCCTCATATGCCATCAGTTGTCAATTAGCTGACATTTTAACAAAAGGACTACCTACAACAAGATTTTAGGAACTCACAAGCAAGCTAGGAATAGAAGATATTTATTCACCAGCTTGAGAGGGAGTGTTAGAATCCCTAAAATCTCTCATTGTTATTTTGTTTCCTTATTTGTTGGGATTTGATCCTTTAAAAATGATCATCCTTTATTCTTTGGGATTGGAATTTGATCCTCTAAATATGGTCAGCTCTTATTCTTCGAGATTTGATCTTCTAAATATGGTCATCCCCTATGTATTTATACAGTTATTATGCCATTGTAAGTGATAAAGAAATACAATTATCTTTttcctcaatatatatatatatataggatttcTAGAGACCTCTTATGTGAAGACAAATAATCTCTCAAAATGTATGTATGATGATAAAGAAAGGGgaaaaataagataaagcaaaGGATCTTTTTTGATGGAAGATAAAACAAAGGAACATGACAATCCATTCTCCTAATGTataactaaaattaaattttaacatTGTTGCCCATGTTTTGCCATCTTGGTGCCAACCTTATACCGGTAATATCCTGGCATAGTGTCGATATGCCCGATATAGGGTTCCATTCAACGCATCGACACTTGGTACGCCCTCTATACTCTATACCAATAAGGCATGGGTATGGTATGGTAATGCCTAGGATGCACTACTACCAATCGATATGGCGTACCATGAAGTTGTCCTTTGTCCTTTGcaagcaccaaaaaaaaaaaagaataaaagacaTCCTATAGTACTCTGAAAAAATTTAGCATGTGGTGATAGATGTGAATTAAAACTAGATAGTAACTGAAAAAACTATATTTTATACCATTTTGCTCCCTCTAACATGGCCTTGAATACATTTTAATTTTGGAATAAGCCAATGTTCCTACAAGAATAGTAGCTTGATTCTTTGCTGTGCTCGTACTTGAAATTTTGAAGAGAGAGTGCCATTTCCTAATTTTCAGCTAATCAAACTATGAAAAGGGAAAaagttcaaaaggtgaaaaaaaattaatgctgCTAGCCCTTGTTGTAAAGAGAGATCTCCTTTGTTACTGAATATTCTGAGAAGAAAGGAGTTTCGGTTCTCTCTCCCCTCCCTTTATAAATGAGaggttcaagacctataaactttCCTATGACATTCAAGGAATCACGGATCATTGAAATGTACTAAAATATAAAAAGTAGTTCCTAACTCCTAATGTTTAAAAAGCACACAATTAATATATAGAGACTGCATTCTAAAAATTGTCTCAATTGTTGCATCCCATTAACCATGTTTATGTTGATGCATCGCTGCTGTCCACCACTTCATTGCTTGTGCAGTCAAAAGTTCTTATTCCTTAGTTCACCATATAAtcacaaccaacacatatgagtTTATCTCCTATTTCTCTATTAATTCTTGTTCCAACTTGATTTCAGTTTGTTACATTGTTTTAACAAGCTTATTTTGGCACGAATGATTCTCAAGCAAGCATAAAGAAATTGCAAGAGCAAAGTTCTTTTCcaaagattataaatttatttttctgcaaaattaaCAAAAAACTAGAGTAATTGCCCTTATGCTTTTTAAAGTTTTCTAGTTTAGGGATGATTGGTGCTCGAAGTAAGACTAGAATATAAGTCATGGACTGTTGCACCACCCTAAATCATCCAATATAGGGTGCATCATACTGTACTAGGTAGCAATAGGTACAAAACTCATGTCTAGATCAGTATAGGCCCTTATCGAGGCATTCCAAGGAGCGTACAGACCCATACAGAGGTGACCTATGCTAAGGTATGCTAATATAAAAAGTGAGAAAAATGGTTCTGTTGCTGTTTTGGTATAGTGCAAGTGCAAGTATGTACTATACCAACTTATATCGTGTCGAACTAATAACGTATGGATATTGTACCCAGTACTAGGATTGCATACcttgatataaatattaaaaacttaTTATCAATGCATATATTGGCATATGCAAATGTTATCTAAATAGTAGCATGATCTAAATATGTTTATTTATAACCTATAGAATATTCAGAATTATAAATTTCTTAGAAAAATAAGAATGGAAAGCTTCTATTGGAGACACAAAATTAGTTCAAGCAATAAACACCATGATTTTATAATGACATATGAACTGTTTGGTTCTTCTCTTTTACATATATCTCAATTCTCACAGGATTTGGACTATCAAATCTTTCAGAAGTGAAGGCTATAGGGTCATTTGCCTCAAATACTAAAGTATTTCAAAGTAATCATGTTATCATACTTGTGCAATGTTCTAAACTTCGATTATCTAGTATCTCTTTTTAATGTTCTATCATGTtttaggggaaaaaaaaaacaacaaaggaAAAAATTCAGGGCATTTGCTCATAAGTATTAAATAAGTCCAAGTTAAGCTTATCTAGATGCTAGAATTGACTTGTTTTATCAAGTTTAACATAAATTGATGTTATGGTCTCAAATTTAGCCTTGTATAGTTTACTAACAAATGTCTTCTAAGAAAATCTATTAGTAGAAGTTGAACAAGGCTTTTTTATATCAATGAAGCTTGTACAAGTTCTGAGAATTCTTGAAGGATAATACTTGTAGCCAGCCAAATGGAATTTTGATAGATGGGCAAAAAATTTATCCAATGATATCTCTAAGGACGGCGATGCTTGATGAGCAGAGAATAACCTATTGGTCTCTGAAAGAGATCGTGAATTACTGCTGAGGATGACAATTGAGTTATGTCAATTGAACATGTCATCACCTCAATTACCATGTGGCTACTCAAATATCTTTGTAGCAGATGTGGTTTTTGCATCACCTAAATAGCATGGTATTAAAAGGAATAAATCATTATAAGTGTAATACACTAAGTTTAGTGCAGAGATAGATTCACTTGAGTGTTTATGTATAAGAAACTCATCACTTAAATTTCACGAATGTAACTGCACCATCAAGATGATTTGGACTCCAAgttaagaaatgaaaagaaaaagaaaaagaaaaaaaattgagacagttaggataatatcatcaaaataagtctcaaaaaaaaaaatgtctaaAAGAAGGAAAACAGCTtcaaaatggttcctttctaACTTGGTAATATATGCACTATTTACTTGCAGCAATGTAATCATGTGCAAAGGCAATGATTATTTTAAGTCAATAAGATATCCAAATTATGCTGCTAGTAGCATATGGGCTCAGTAACTCATGTATATTAAGAGCAACATGCTACTTGTCAAAACAAGGTTCCACAAGTTGATAGTCTATCTGAACTGAACAAAGTCATGTCCGGGTTTGGTTAAGTGTAAATGCAACAGTATGGTAGAATTATGTAACAATTGTGATGATATTATAGGGTAAAAAATTCAAATAGACCATACTAAGTGAAACTTGTTGGACAAGCTCTATTGATTTTCCTAACTACTAGAACATCTGAAATGAGAAGCATCAAAAACATGTTAGGTCTGAAAAGTTTACATATCAAAGGCTTGCCTCTTATGGTACGAGGATATATAAAAACAAATCGAGAATTATTTTATACTACAGCACTATCTAATGACTCCTCGTCGCCTTCTGAATAATCTGCCAACAATAAATTTGCTAGAATGACCTCCAAATTAAGAGAGCTGTTTGTAGTTCTCATATGAGAAGAATCACTAGATATCATGTTATCAATGCATGCCATCTACTAGATACTGATGCAATGCCCTGAGCCCTATGTGAAATTTTAGCAGCTTCATGCAAACAAAGGACCACACCAACAACTTGAACAGCTGAAGATACCTGTCAGTTTCAAGAAAAAGTTTAACAGTAGCGCCTCCTAATGTTATTAAAACAAACAAAATAAATCAATCTGTCACTTGTAATTGACAAAAAGAAACAGCCAATTCCCTAACATTAGTAAAGTTAACTCTAGCACTATATCCTGTGGTCTGAAAAAAGAGATATGAACTGACTTGGCATCACATCGAAGAAGAGTAATAGAAGAAATATACAGAATCTATGGCTGATATTGGAGAGATGATAACAAAGGCACACATGTGCTTCCATATATACTAAAGCATCCGCATCTCTTTCAAAAGTTTATTGTAGTTCTCAAAAAGAATAATTAGTAAAATGCAAACCAAATTGAACAAAATAGAGAcagattaagaaaaaaaaatgtgatCAGATAAGCACATGAGCTAATTGAAGCTAACAACAGCACAATGTATTTCCATATTGACCAAAGTGAAAGATTCACAAGTAGGCTTTACAAGAAGACATGGCAATATCTACCAAAAGAGTAGACAAAAAAACTCCTACCATAAGTCTGCTCAGCCATATgtattaaaacaaaaaaaaaatgatggaaaaagaaaagcaaaattgaGACAGTTATGGACATCCTCTGTACCATGACACCTCTTCTTTGCATGTGCTACTTGTACATaaaatgatagatcaaaatttCGAAAATTCCTACTTCGCAAAAAAAGATTCTAAAGTGGATCGAAATCTCATATAAACTAGACAAACCCAAATTACCAAATGAGGTTAAAAAAATTGGTTTCTTGTAGTAACTTGATAGAAACTAGAAAGCATTTAAGAATACTACCCGATTGGTGAAGGAGCAAGACATGATGAAGCTCATGAGCCCAGAGGCATATACAAGGTTCATGAGATGTGCTTCAATAAGGACAATGATTCCAGCAATGGTCTCAGGAAAGACCCAGCAATCCCTGGGCATGATGAAAGTTCGTTAATAAGTCTTTGGTTGCACCAATGCAACCCAAAATAGGATTCAGAAACTGAATAAAATAGTAGACACCAAATGGAGTATGAAAATCACAAGATAATAGAAACACCTTACCTTCAGCAAAAGATCTAAATTTAAGACTCTTAAGACCTAATAAAACAGCAAATTAATTGAAAATAAatccaacaaaaaaaattaacagATCTGAATTCAAACGTACTTTAAACCTAAACTACAAGACAAAGATTTGTTCTGAAACTTCCTATTCAATATAAAAACATCATCTGTTTTACCCACATATGATCTTAattaaataactcaaaaatttgcTGTTTCCCATTCACTGTCATAAGAAATTGCACTTGAATCAGAATGTAGGGTGAAGCTATCCTGGTTTATCATATTGTCTTTCAGATGTACGTTGGTCCTCAGTCTCACTGTGCATTTGTAAAcatattacaagtacaaattaTTCATTTCCTTCCCAGTGGGTTATTCATATTTCCATTTACAACAGAATAAAGTATAAGAAAGAAATGATACAAGTTTGAAACGACCCATAAATGGTGTGGATGGTTTGACAACCATGTAGATTTACTTGCAACTTTTGTCTATTTTATTGTTATTCCTTTATGTGTGGAAACCATTTCTTGGCCCTCTTCTTTCATTCTTTAGTATGTTATTGTTGACAAGTATCTATGCTCTTGGAACTATCAAAATGGGCTGACCAAATTATATGTGCAGGTATTGCTTGGAATTCTTGCTTGCCTTAGTAAATCTTTCAAATGCTATTTTCTGATCTTTAGACACTAATGGTGGACGCATGTTCCATCAAAGTTGTCAGGTTCCTTTGTGAATCTATAGTTCCATCTACAGATAATACTCTGGAACCATATATATTTTGCTTCATGGCAGTCAAGTTCCTGGTAACAAATGCAGTGCAAATCAATTGGGAAGTGAAAAGCAGTTTGGAGATCATACATCATCCTGTGATACTGATATGTCCTTTTGTGTCAATATTGATGTTGCCACTAAACATACATAAAGCTCTAGTTGTTCTGTATTAACCAAAGTATTTATGGTTGCTTCTTAAGAGAACAAGATTTTTCTAGTTCTCAAACAAGGTTAATAGTACCATGCTCTTTAATGATATAAATGTAGGGAACTTTGAAAAGAATGATAATAATGGGGATATGCCTGTTTCTCCAATCCTACCTAGTAATCCTGCAAGTGATTCCTCTGATAGATTCACAATTAGAGAAGATGGATCATGCCCAGTAAAAAACCTGATGAAGGTTTACCCTGATAAAGTTTCTGCAAATATACAGGAAACCAAGTCAGCCTGCCATGTGCAGGATGAGAAAACTAACAAAGAAGCACTGCTGTCTCAAAATGAATTATTATCCAATGCTGGATCATGCCTTATGGAAAATAGTGATGGTGACTGTGGATGCTTCTATTCACCATGATCAATCTGAGTATCAAAATGGGAATATTGACAAATGGGAAAATGAATGGAATGCATTGGAGAATGTAAATGCTTTACAAATGCCATCAAACACTTCTGAGGAAGAAATGCTTTTGAAAGTGAAGCTTGGAGTGAGGATCATGGAACTATGGAACTGAATGCGACCGTAATTTATGCTGGGGCTGAGGCCGCAAATGAGTTAAATTATCATATAGATGATGTAGCCCCTGAAATAGTTCCATTGGCGGAACTAGACAATGTTGCCATTACCCTTCAACCATTCAAGTTCATAAGAGAAATCCTCCTCATGAGGAAATTTAGTATAAAATGCGTTCAATGAGCTGAATGCTGACCAGAGTCAAAGTGCATCCATTCTTTCGGAGAAAGGCTTAGGTTTACAACTTCATTAAAAAAATTCCAGCCACTTACAGAATATAACTAAAGATAATTCAAATCAAGCAGAGAAATAAAATGTTCTTCTGGTAAGATCTACAGAAAATACAGTTCGTGATGATACTGATGGTCCTGATATAAGAATAAAACACAAAATGGGCGAATGAACACAGAAACTAACCTCTTGGAAGAACTGCAACAACTGAATGACCGAAAGTTCGGACCAAGCATGCGGAAAACATATCTGGATCATAGCTGGAACCTCAGAATGGTTTTCAGGACAATTCAATAGATCCATCAGTTGGTAAAGACAGTAACTGTTATTTTTCCAGAAACAGGTATTCAGATTCCTCATATTCAAACAGAAAATGGTCTTGCCAAACCATCTAGTGAAGAACTAGACACAAAGGAAAGTAGTGATGTTGGTTTATCTATTCACAATGCACAAGATTTCAAGCTTGAGGGGAAAGTTGCTTCACCGACATCAGTGGGGTCAGAGTCCAAAGTAAGCTATTAGTATAAATTGTGTTCAGCACCTCACATCTATTAAGAGGAACATGCTTCCTGACAGGGAAAGTTTCTAGCAGTTAGTAGTATGTCAGAACAGAGCAGAGTAGCGCCCAAGTTTGGTTAATTAGAACAAATGCAATATGGTAGTATAATTCTGCAACAATTATGCCGATATTAACAGGAGGCAAAAATCAAATCGACCATAGCTAAGCGAAATTTTTGGGAAAAGCTTTGATTTTTCTAACtactaaaaaaatccaaaataagAAGCATCAAAATATCTTAGGTCTGGAAAGTTTACATACTACATACCAAGAGCTTGCCTCTTGTGGTACAAGGACATATAAGAAGCAAACTGAGAATTGTTTTGTACTGCAGCACTATCTAATGATTCCAAGTCATTTTCTGAATAATCTGCCAACAATAATTTTGATAGAACACCTCCAAATTAACAGAGCTATTAGTAGTTCTCATTTGAGAAGAATCTCTAGAATTGCATTTTATCAATGCATGCCATCTACTGGCTACTGATGCAATGTCTCGAGACCTATGTGAAATTTTAGCAGTTGAATGCAAACAAAGGACCACACCACCAACTTGAACAACTGAAGATACCTACCAGTTTCAAGAAAAAGTTTGAGGGTAGCGTCTAATGTCattaaaataagaaaagaaatcgATAGGACACTCATATGGTTGACAAAAAGAAACAGCGATTCACCCAGCATTAGTGCAAATGACTCTCCCACCATATCCTGCGGTCCAAGAAATAGAAACAAACTCACTTGAAATGACAATTAAGATGAGTAATAGAACAAGTATGTAGAATCTATCACTGATCTTAGAGAGATTATCACAAATGCGTACATATTCTTCCATATGTACTAAAGCATCTTCATCTCTTTCGAAAAGTTCATTGTAGCCCTCAAAGAGAATAACATGTAAAATGCAAACTAAATTGAACAAAATACaggcagataaaaaaaaaaatgtgatcACATGAGGACATGAGCTAATTGAAGCTAACAAAAGCACAATGGATTTCCATATTGACAAAGTGAAACAGGTTTCATGGATCGTCATTACAAGAAGACATGGCATTATCTACCAAAACAGTAGACAAAAGAATTCCGACCATAAGGTAGCAAGCAAAATTCTAAATTTAGATGGAGCATATAAAATCTGCATTCGCCAGGGGAATaagttttattaatttaatagcaTAAGACTATAAAATCCCAAAAATGCATCGTAATTGCATCGGTAAAAAAATGTTTTAATTAATACAAAGAATATGAGAGACCATGCCACATAAGTAATGGCCGACTAAAGGTGGATAATTTTGAACATTGGAACAGTTTAACTAAAAGCCAAGCTACAAATTATTGCCTATCAAAtgcaattttgcttattgcctaTCAAATGCAATTTTGCTCGAAAAACTTGGTGAACATTCTGTTAAACCAATTTTTTCACTTAAACGCTTtcagtagttctaaggactctaTCAAGCTGTAATTGTGCGTATGGAGCTTTCAAAAAAAACAAAGTAAACTACAATTTCCAAGCAGTATATCAGAATTTTTCTTGTGTAGGACAATAAATAACAAGGTAGCAAGAACTTAGGACATACATGATATATATTTCactttaaatatttctccaacaAATTCTTGTTTCTCGGAGTAAAAAAAATTGTGGCATATCTAGGCATGAAGCATGCATGGACAACTATATGAGTTTCATATAGCAAGCAATTGGCACATTTAGTTCATCGTCATAGTGAGGTGCTTTGCTTTTGTAGGGTACTGAATTATCAAGGAATGTATGTGAAGCAAATCTAGtatgattaaaatttataaacGAAATAAACAAGCTATGCATAAAAGCTGCCATCAGCCAATGATCAGAGTATGTCATCAATTGATGGCATAGAGGGGTCATAATGGAATGACCAAAGTAATGCATCTATCTCCTCAGTCTCCTCACCATGAGCTTGCATAATTTCCGGAGAGAATGCAATGCTGGAATCCTCTGCATACTTCAAGATTTGGTCAAAGTCAGCTTGCCCAAACACATGCTCTGGACCTTCCATCATGTCCACAACCACTGGCGTTGCTGGATCAAAATGCGATGAGGTGTTGCCAGCCGGCTGATGAATCTGGAAGGAATCAGCAATGTCCTGACTAGGAATAGATGCCACCTCACTAGCATGCTGTGTAGGGGAACAGCCATCAATGGATGCATCGGAGACATCAATGAGCTGTGGTAAAGCATCATCGGGTAGCTGAAGAATCTGACGGTGACCGGCAATGTCCTGGCTAGGGTGCATGCAAAGTGTACTCGTCGTCTCCATGAGCACCAGCACCACTGGATCAGAACATGATATGGTGTCATCGGCCGGCTGATGAATCTGAAAGGAATCAGCAATGTCCTGACGAGGAATAGATGGCTCCTCACTAGTATGTTGTGTAGGGGAATAGCCATCAATGGATGCATCGAACATATCAACGAGTTGTGGTAAAGCATCGTCAGGTAGCTGAAGACTCTGGCAATGAACGGCAATGTCCTGACAAGGGTGCATGCAAGGTGAACTCATCGCCTCCACGAGCACCGGCACTACTCGATCAGAATGCAGTAAGGTGTCGCTGGCTAATTGATGAGTCTGGAAGGAATCGGTAATGTCCTGACTAAGAATAGATGGATCCTCACTAGTATGCTGTATGGGGGAACCACCATCAATAGGTGCACCGGACACATCGATGAGCTGTGGTAGAGAATCGTCAGGTAGCTGAAGAGTTTGGTAGTGACCGGCAATATCCTGATAAGGGTGCATGCAAAGTGAACTCATCGTTTGTGGctcttccatccttcttctttttgctACAGGCTCTACCGGTTGAATTTCGTATAGATCCTCCTGTATCATGTGAACTTTACGAGCTTTTGGTGTCAAGTAGATCTTGCATATGACCCACTCATCCAGCTGCAATCAAGGAACACCACAGAGAAGATGTAGTTAAGAGGAATCCATatccaaaatcaaaaaaatcagtaGCTACAGGAACTATGGGAGTTATTTAGGGTGATATGTATACCTTGTTCGAGCCACTTATTGCGGATGCACCGGCTTTTCTTCGAAGGTGAGGGATGGAGAATTCCTCCATAAGCCATATAGTCTTTGTCTCTCCACCGGAAGGGCAACTTTCCATGTAGCAGAAGCACTGCTTGGATCCCAAGACGTTGTGGTCGGAATCGAGCACCGTCTTGATGCGTTGGGTGGCCTTCCACCGTCCTGCACCTGCACGGCGAGACGCCCGGCTGCTGTCGCTGGCACCCGGATGCTTTCGCACCGTGGA
The sequence above is a segment of the Elaeis guineensis isolate ETL-2024a chromosome 7, EG11, whole genome shotgun sequence genome. Coding sequences within it:
- the LOC140859437 gene encoding uncharacterized protein isoform X2 — translated: MALLTGWRFQPSDVELLDSFLRKKILGQPLSYHMILEADVYGDDPKNLTARYSMANRDGEWYFFTSTVRKHPGASDSSRASRRAGAGRWKATQRIKTVLDSDHNVLGSKQCFCYMESCPSGGETKTIWLMEEFSIPHLRRKAGASAISGSNKLDEWVICKIYLTPKARKVHMIQEDLYEIQPVEPVAKRRRMEEPQTMSSLCMHPYQDIAGHYQTLQLPDDSLPQLIDVSGAPIDGGSPIQHTSEDPSILSQDITDSFQTHQLASDTLLHSDRVVPVLVEAMSSPCMHPCQDIAVHCQSLQLPDDALPQLVDMFDASIDGYSPTQHTSEEPSIPRQDIADSFQIHQPADDTISCSDPVVLVLMETTSTLCMHPSQDIAGHRQILQLPDDALPQLIDVSDASIDGCSPTQHASEVASIPSQDIADSFQIHQPAGNTSSHFDPATPVVVDMMEGPEHVFGQADFDQILKYAEDSSIAFSPEIMQAHGSMFLLIDVRC
- the LOC140859437 gene encoding uncharacterized protein isoform X1, translating into MALLTGWRFQPSDVELLDSFLRKKILGQPLSYHMILEADVYGDDPKNLTARYSMANRDGEWYFFTSTVRKHPGASDSSRASRRAGAGRWKATQRIKTVLDSDHNVLGSKQCFCYMESCPSGGETKTIWLMEEFSIPHLRRKAGASAISGSNKLDEWVICKIYLTPKARKVHMIQEDLYEIQPVEPVAKRRRMEEPQTMSSLCMHPYQDIAGHYQTLQLPDDSLPQLIDVSGAPIDGGSPIQHTSEDPSILSQDITDSFQTHQLASDTLLHSDRVVPVLVEAMSSPCMHPCQDIAVHCQSLQLPDDALPQLVDMFDASIDGYSPTQHTSEEPSIPRQDIADSFQIHQPADDTISCSDPVVLVLMETTSTLCMHPSQDIAGHRQILQLPDDALPQLIDVSDASIDGCSPTQHASEVASIPSQDIADSFQIHQPAGNTSSHFDPATPVVVDMMEGPEHVFGQADFDQILKYAEDSSIAFSPEIMQAHGEETEEIDALLWSFHYDPSMPSIDDIL